In Microtus ochrogaster isolate Prairie Vole_2 linkage group LG9, MicOch1.0, whole genome shotgun sequence, the following are encoded in one genomic region:
- the LOC102000452 gene encoding LOW QUALITY PROTEIN: olfactory receptor 8I2-like (The sequence of the model RefSeq protein was modified relative to this genomic sequence to represent the inferred CDS: deleted 1 base in 1 codon), with amino-acid sequence MAENNFTEVTLFIFSGFSDHPELQVSLFLIFLFIYLFTVLGNIGLILLIRIDSQLHTPMYFFLSNLAFIDIFYSSTVTPKSLVDFQSTQKSISFVGCFVQMYFFVGLVCSECFLLGSMAYDRYVAICNPLLYSVIMSQKVCNWLGLIPYVIGFTNSLISICVISTLPFCDSYINHFFCDTTALLALSCVDAFSTEMVIFVLAGFTLLSSLLIIASTYLIIISAILRIRSAAGRWKAFSTCASHLTGVTVFYGSLIFTYLQPDNTSSLTQAQVASVFYTIVIPVLNPLIYSLRNKDVKNALLRVIHRKLFL; translated from the exons ATGGCAGAGAATAATTTCACAGAAGTGACACTCTTCATATTCAGTGGATTTTCAGATCATCCAGAATTGCAAGTCAGTCTGTTCTTAATTTTCCTCTTCATCTATCTCTTCACCGTCTTAGGCAATATTGGGTTAATCCTGCTAATAAGAATTGACTCTCAGCTTCACACGCCTATGTACTTTTTCCTCAGCAATTTAGCATTCATTGacatattttattcttctacGGTAACACCAAAGTCACTAGTCGATTTCCAGTCCACACAGAAATCAATT TCCTTTGTAGGCTGCTTTGTTCAAATGTACTTCTTTGTTGGTTTGGTGTGCAGTGAGTGTTTCCTTCTGGGTTccatggcctatgatcgctatgtAGCAATTTGCAATCCCTTGCTGTATTCTGTGATCATGTCCCAGAAGGTGTGTAACTGGCTGGGGCTGATACCATATGTGATTGGATTCACAAATTCCCTGATCTCCATCTGTGTGATAAGCACTTTGCCGTTCTGTgattcctacatcaatcatttcTTCTGTGACACCACAGCTCTTTTAGCCCTGTCCTGTGTAGATGCCTTCAGCACAGAAATGGTGATCTTTGTTTTAGCTGGTTTCACACTCCTCAGTTCTCTCCTCATAATCGCTTCCACGTACCTCATCATCATCTCAGCCATCCTGAGGATCCGGTCAGCCGCTGGCAGGTGGAAGGCCTTTTctacctgtgcctcccacctCACAGGGGTCACTGTCTTCTATGGCTCCTTGATTTTCACCTATTTGCAACCTGATAACACATCATCACTCACCCAGGCACAGGTGGCTTCTGTGTTCTACACTATTGTCATTCCAGTGCTGAACCCACTGATCTACAGTTTGAGGAACAAAGATGTGAAAAATGCTCTCCTGAGAGTCATCCACAGGAAACTTTTTCTATGA
- the LOC101991212 gene encoding olfactory receptor 1102, translated as MTRTPSDKNAEKIQMNNVTEITVFILLGFTDDFDMKIFLFILFLAIYLVTLIGNLGLVTLVIEDSRLHTPMYYFLTVLSLLDACFSTVLTPKMLVNFLSKTKSISLVGCATQMLLFVTFGTTECFLLAAMAYDRYLAIYNPLLYTVRMSPRVYVTLIIASYAGGILHATIHTVATFSLSFCASNEIRHVFCDIPPLLAISCSDTHVNQLLLFYCAGSIELVTIVIILVSYGFILFAILKINSAEGRRKVFSTCGAHLTGVSIFHGTILFMYVRPSSNYTLEHDMVVSIFYTIVIPMLNPIIYSLRNKDVKEAMRKLLKRNCSMKKNIF; from the coding sequence ATGACAAGGACTCCATCAGATAAGAATGCAGAAAAAATTCAGATGAACAATGTGACTGAAATCACAGTGTTTATACTCCTTGGATTCACAGATGATTttgacatgaaaatatttttatttatattatttcttgcAATATACCTTGTAACTTTGATTGGAAATCTGGGATTGGTTACATTGGTCATTGAGGATTCACGGctccacacccccatgtactaTTTTCTAACTGTTTTGTCATTGTTGGACGCTTGCTTTTCTACAGTACTGACTCCCAAAATGTtggtaaattttctttcaaaaactaaATCCATTTCACTTGTCGGATGTGCAACACAGATGCTTCTTTTTGTTACCTTTGGAACCACAGAATGTTTCCTTTTGGCAGCAATGGCTTATGACCGCTACCTAGCAATCTACAACCCACTTCTGTATACAGTAAGGATGTCACCCAGGGTCTATGTGACACTCATTATTGCTTCATATGCTGGTGGAATTTTACATGCTACTATACACACAGTGGCTACTTTTAGCCTTTCTTTCTGTGCATCCAATGAGATTAGGCATGTCTTCTGTGATATTCCTCCACTGCTCGCAATTTCTTGTTCTGACACTCACGTAAATCAACTTCTTCTCTTCTACTGTGCAGGCTCCATTGAGCTAGTCACCATTGTCATTATCCTAGTCTCCTATGGTTTCATTCTGTTTGCCATTCTGAAGATCAATTCAgctgaagggagaaggaaagtttTTTCTACATGCGGGGCTCACCTGACAGGAGTGTCTATTTTCCATGGGACAATCCTCTTTATGTATGTGAGACCAAGTTCCAATTACACCCTTGAACATGACATGGTAGTGTCAATATTTTACACCATTGTGATTCCCATGCTGAATCCCATCATCTACAGCTTGAGAAACAAAGACGTAAAAGAGGCAATGAGAAAGTTGCTCAAGAGAAATTGctccatgaaaaaaaatatattttaa
- the LOC102000192 gene encoding olfactory receptor 1052-like, giving the protein MADRNLSVTTEFILLGLTDDPALNTVLSVLFFFLYVITVAGNLWIILIILATAQLHSPKYFFLSHLAFLDFCYSSVFLPKMLINHLLGQKTISYHGCLLQYSFVNLFLTAECFLLAAMAYDRYLAVCSPLHYRGLMTPTFCIYLVSASYLLGCANSLTHLRSLLKLTFCGPNAIDHYFCDIPLLFQLSCSDTRHSEILFIVLSGATSVITFLIVISSYLGILITVLKIHSARGSYKALSTCASHLTVVTLFYGTVISTYMGTSSSFPRDLEKIISVFYTLLLPVLNLVIYSMRNREAKEAMRRMIKRKVFSQ; this is encoded by the coding sequence ATGGCTGACAGAAATTTGAGTGTGACGACTGAATTTATCCTCCTAGGACTAACGGACGATCCTGCGTTGAATACTGTACTCTCTGTGCTGTTCTTCTTTCTCTATGTCATTACTGTTGCAGGCAACTTGTGGATTATCTTAATAATTTTAGCTACTGCCCAGCTTCATTCCCCCAAGTACTTTTTCCTTAGCCACTTGGCTTTCTTAGACTTCTGCTATTCATCAGTCTTTCTTCCCAAAATGCTGATAAACCACTTGTTAGGTCAAAAAACGATTTCGTACCATGGTTGCCTCCTACAGTATTCCTTTGTCAACCTGTTTCTGACTGCAGAATGCTTCCTCCTGGCTGCAATGGCCTATGATAGGTATCTTGCCGTCTGCAGTCCGCTTCACTACAGAGGTCTCATGACCCCCACATTTTGCATCTATCTGGTGTCTGCCTCTTACCTGCTAGGCTGTGCCAACTCACTCACCCACTTGAGGAGCCTTCTCAAGCTAACTTTCTGTGGGCCCAATGCCATCGACCACTATTTCTGTGATATTCCATTGCTCTttcagctctcctgctctgatACCCGCCACAGTGAGATTTTATTCATTGTTCTTTCTGGGGCTACTTCTGTAATTACATTTTTGATAGTAATTAGCTCCTACCTAGGGATTCTTATTACTGTCCTGAAAATACATTCTGCCAGGGGAAGTTATAAGGCTTTATCTACATGTGCCTCCCACCTAACGGTAGTGACTCTCTTCTACGGAACAGTAATATCTACTTACATGGGAACCAGCTCAAGCTTCCCACGGGATTTAGAAAAAATCATATCTGTGTTTTATACACTTTTGCTGCCAGTACTGAATCTCGTGATATATAGCATGAGAAACAGAGAGGCCAAAGAAGCTATGAGAAGAATGATTAAAAGAAAAGTGTTTTCTCAGTGA
- the LOC101999917 gene encoding olfactory receptor 1052-like: MGDVNFTFVTEFILLGLTDRDELKVFFFILFLLIYAVSLLGNVGMFFLIYITPKLHTPMYYFLSCLSFVDAWYSSVFAPKMLLNFFAERETISFSACILQYFLFVSLLTTEGILLAAMAYDRYVAIVNPLLYTVSMTKMVCVGLVLGSCIGGLINSLTHTIGLLKLSFCGPNIISHFFCDLPPLLKLSCSDTSINELLLLIFSGVIAMITFLTVMISYIFIVVAILRIRSAAGRRKAFSTCASHLTAVTLFYGSISFSYIQPSSQYSLEQEKMVSVFYTLVIPMLNPLIYSLRNKEVKDAVKRVMEMKPFFC, from the coding sequence ATGGGTGATGTCAACTTTACTTTTGTCACTGAATTTATCCTTTTGGGATTGACAGATCGTGATGAACTCAAGGTGTTCTTCTTCATATTGTTCCTGTTGATCTATGCCGTCTCTTTGTTAGGGAATGTAGGTATGTTCTTTCTGATCTACATAACACCTAAACTCCACACGCCCATGTATTACTTTCTTAGCTGTTTGTCATTTGTGGATGCATGGTATTCTTCAGTATTTGCCCCCAAAATGCTGCTAAACTTCTTTGCTGAAAGAGAGACCATCTCATTCTCTGCATGCATCctgcaatattttttatttgtatcacTGCTTACCACAGAGGGAATTTTGCTGGCTGCAATGGCTTATGACCGCTATGTAGCCATTGTGAACCCATTACTATATACCGTGTCCATGACTAAAATGGTTTGCGTTGGGCTGGTTTTGGGCTCATGCATAGGAGGTTTAATTAATTCACTTACACATACAATTGGCTTATTGAAGCTGTCTTTCTGTGGGCCAAATATCATCAGTCACTTCTTCTGTGACCTTCCTCCCCTGCTGAAGCTGTCTTGTTCTGACACCTCCATTAATGAATTGTTGCTTTTGATCTTCTCTGGAGTCATTGCAATGATAACCTTCTTGACTGTGATGATCTCCTACATCTTCATTGTTGTTGCAATCCTGAGGATCCGCTCCGCAGCAGGCAGACGCAAAGCCTTCTCCACCTGTGCTTCCCATCTGACGGCTGTGACTTTGTTCTATGGTTCCATCAGCTTCAGTTATATTCAGCCAAGCTCCCAGTACTCCTTAGAACAAGAGAAGATGGTGTCTGTATTTTACACCCTGGTGATTCCCATGTTGAACCCACTAATTTACAGTTTAAGAAACAAGGAAGTGAAGGATGCTGTGAAAAGGGTGATGGAGATGAAACCTTTCTTTTGTTGA
- the LOC102000735 gene encoding olfactory receptor 8H1-like — translation MNTWNHTNEPDFILTGLTSSKEIQLVLFPLFLLIYLVTVLGNTGMICTIHLDAQLHTPMYFFLTHLSFLDLSYSTVITPKTLENLLTSVKKISFMGCFTQLYFFVLFAGAECFLLSSMAYDRYVAICSPLHYPVIMSKRRCRALLTCSYMIGVFDSSVNMLCLSRLSVCGSHVINHFFCDTPAILALSCTDTHAIEMIIIIVSSSTLLVSLLTISMSYTSILSAILKISSTAGKRKAFSTCASHLMAVTIFYSTTIFTYLKPKKSYSLGKDQVASVFYTIVIPMLNPLIYSLRNKEVKGAVRRVIKKRKDPVEIR, via the coding sequence ATGAACACCTGGAATCACACAAATGAGCCTGACTTCATCCTCACAGGATTGACGAGTTCCAAGGAAATTCAACTGGTACTCTTTCCGCTGTTTCTCCTCATATACTTGGTCACTGTCCTGGGGAACACAGGCATGATATGTACCATTCATCTAGACGCCCAGCTTCACACTCCAATGTATTTCTTCCTCACCCATCTATCATTTCTTGATCTCAGCTACTCAACTGTCATCACACCTAAAACCTTAGAGAACTTACTGACTTCCGTAAAGAAAATTTCCTTCATGGGTTGTTTTACTCAGTTGTACTTTTTCGTCTTGTTTGCTGGTGCtgagtgttttcttctttcttccatggcctatgaccgctatgtagcTATATGCAGCCCTCTACACTACCCAGTTATTATGTCTAAAAGACGCTGCCGTGCCCTCCTTACTTGTTCCTACATGATAGGAGTTTTTGATTCATCTGTCAACATGCTCTGTCTAAGCAGGTTGAGTGTCTGCGGCTCTCATGTCATCAATCACTTTTTCTGTGACACACCTGCAATACTTGCCCTGTCCTGCACTGACACCCATGCCATTGAAATGATAATAATCATTGTCTCTAGTTCAACTCTATTGGTGTCTCTTCTCACCATATCAATGTCTTATACATCCATTCTCTCTGCCATATTGAAGATCAGTTCTACTGCAGGAAAGCGAAAAGCCTTCTCCACTTGTGCCTCTCATCTTATGGCAGTCACCATATTTTATAGCACCACcatctttacttatttaaaacCAAAGAAGTCTTACTCCTTGGGAAAGGATCAAGTGGCTTCTGTTTTCTACACCATTGTGATCCCCATGCTGAACCCACTCATCTatagtctcagaaacaaagaagtGAAAGGTGCTGTCAGGAGAGTTATCAAGAAGAGGAAGGACCCCGTGGAGATAAGATAG